A single window of Colletotrichum destructivum chromosome 9, complete sequence DNA harbors:
- a CDS encoding Putative multicopper oxidase, second cupredoxin domain-containing protein has translation MHQRSLLGCLALLLPVFVSGVPSPRNSVEKRQDCVFDSALNPSCWDGTHDLSTNWYEEAPKTGVVREYWFDVTNTTMAPDGVERMVLSINGSVPGPTIIADWGDTVVVHVKNSLQNNGTSIHFHGIRQNYTNEADGVASITQCPTAPGDSITYTWHASQYGSSWYHSHFALQAWNGVFGGIIVRGPASAPYDEDLGTIILSDWFHRTTDELYEDAASAGPPRAQTGLINGVGKYGDLGSRFTTAFESGKSYRMRLVNAAIDTHWKFMIDNHTLEVISADFVPINPYSVSDVSIGIGQRYDVVVRANQAAGDYWLRAIPQLACSDNENTLDIKGVVRYDPSSTSDPTGEVPTYMDTCADELMSNLVPVVAIEAGQQSYDDTLTVGLQVIASQFKWTLNANTFLSDWDYPSKWPPSVIRSCHMLTWETAAIEQVLEGNDTYSVQQNIVQLNEANVWVHFIIQNPIGLTHPIHLHGHDFWVLAQGSGTYDSSVALQTVNAPRRDVAMLPASGYLVIGFYTDNPGVWLMHCHIGWHTSLGFALQLIERPAEIAALTNADTVNSTCANWRAYAEAESVYQEDSGV, from the exons ATGCATCAACGCTCACTTTTGGGATGCCTCGCGCTCCTGTTGCCCGTCTTTGTCTCCGGCGTCCCTTCTCCCAGGAACTCGGTCGAGAAGCGTCAAGACTGTGTCTTTGACTCTGCTCTCAATCCTTCCTGCTGGGATGGCACCCACGATCTCTCGACCAACTGGTACGAGGAGGCCCCCAAGACCGGGGTCGTCCGCGAGTACTGGTTCGATgtcaccaacaccaccatggctcccgacggcgtcgagcgcATGGTTCTGTCCATCAACGGATCCGTTCCTGGCCCGACTATCATTGCTGACTGGGGTGACACTGTCG TGGTCCACGTGAAGAACTCCCTTCAGAACAACGGCACCAGCATCCACTTCCACGGTATCCGCCAAAACTACAccaacgaggccgacggcgttgCCTCCATCACCCAATGCCCAACTGCTCCGGGCGACTCCATCACTTACACGTGGCACGCGTCCCAGTATGGTAGTTCGTGGTACCATAGCCACTTTGCTCTCCAAGCCTG GAATGGCGTCTTCGGAGGAATAATCGTCCGTGGTCCTGCTTCCGCCCCCTACGATGAAGACCTCGGCACCATCATCCTCAGCGACTGGTTCCACCGCACCACGGATGAGCTCTACGAGgatgccgcctccgccggcccTCCCCGCGCGCAGACGGGTCTCatcaacggcgtcggcaagTACGGCGACCTCGGCTCGCGCTTCACGACGGCCTTTGAGAGCGGCAAGTCGTACCGCATGcgcctcgtcaacgccgccatcgacacgCACTGGAAGTTCATGATCGACAACCACACCCTCGAGGTCATCTCGGCCGACTTCGTGCCCATAAACCCCTACAGCGTCTCGGACGTCTCCATCGGCATTGGCCAGCGctacgacgtcgtcgtgcGCGCGAACCAGGCTGCCGGCGACTACTGGCTCCGCGCCATCCCCCAGCTCGCCTGCAGCGATAACGAGAACACCCTCGACATCAAGGGCGTCGTGCGCTACgacccgtcgtcgacatctgACCCGACGGGAGAGGTGCCGACGTACATGGACACCTGCGCCGACGAGCTCATGTCTAATCTGGTCCCCGTCGTGGCGATCGAGGCCGGGCAACAGAGTTATGACGATACGCTCACTGTCGGTCTACAGGTCATCGCCAGCCAGTTCAAGTGGACTTTGAATGCCAACACCTTCCTGTCCGACTGGGATTACCCGAGTAAGTGGCCGCCATCCGTCATTCGATCGTGCCACATGCTAACATGGGAAACCGCAGCTATCGAGCAGGTACTCGAAGGCAACGACACATACTCGGTGCAGCAGAACATTGTCCAACTCAATGAAGCCAACGTCTGGGTGCACTTCATCATCCAGAACCCCATAGGTCTT ACCCACCCCATCCACCTCCACGGTCACGACTTCTGGGTCCTCGCCCAGGGCTCCGGCACCTACGACTCTTCCGTCGCGCTGCAGACCGTCAACGCCCCGCGCCGCGACGTCGCCATGCTGCCGGCGTCCGGATACCTCGTGATTGGCTTCTACACCGACAACCCGGGCGTCTGGCTGATGCACTGCCAC ATCGGCTGGCACACTTCCCTTGGCTTCGCGCTCCAGCTCATCGAGCGCCcggccgagatcgccgccctcaCCAACGCCGACACGGTGAATAGCACCTGCGCCAACTGGAGGGCCTACGCCGAGGCGGAGTCGGTCTACCAGGAGGACTCTGGGGTCTAA
- a CDS encoding Putative major facilitator superfamily, MFS transporter superfamily has protein sequence MAGGKLTEVDHVSLHHEHRAGDVDDHPKPSAEAERRGLRPPPIIAAMTHEYRAALERKLKRKVDLRLLPMIVIMYILNYIDRNNIAAARLAGLERDLKLDPNSSQFQTAVSILFVGYLLMQVPSNLFLNKIGKPALYLPTCMVVWGVISAATAACRNYAGLLAIRFLLGFVEAAYFPGCLYYLSCWYTREELGLRTTVLYTGSLISGAFSGLISAGITGNMDGARGLGAWQWLFLIEGVVTVAVAFGAYFVLPNFPRTTSWLDEEETALAVWRLQEDIGEDDWTSSGEQTFWHGFKTALEDVKTWILLVLVFSIVASGSITNFFPTVVQTLGYSPVVSLLLTCPPYVLCVITTCLNAWHADRTGERYLHIVLPLCVAMVAFILGAATHTTAPRYVSMVLMVPGIYTGYTTALAWISNSLPRPPAKRAAALAFINAVSNCSSIYASYLYPKSDGPQYTAAFVHNCVACFVAVCAATVLRTVLVRLNRRLERGEFVEGAINAAPGEAAAHGFRFKV, from the exons ATGGCGGGCGGAAAGCTGACAGAGGTGGACCACGTCTCGCTGCATCACGAGcaccgcgccggcgacgtcgatgacCACCCCAAGccctcggccgaggccgagagacGGGGCCTGCGTCCGCCGCCCATCATCGCGGCCATGACGCACGAGTACCGCGCCGCGCTGGAGAGAAAGCTCAAGCGTAAGGTCGACCTAAGGCTGCTCCCGATGATTGTCATCATGTACATCCT AAACTACATCGACAGGAACAAcatcgcggcggcgcggctgGCCGGTCTGGAGCGCGACCTCAAGCTCGACCCCAACTCCAGCCAGTTCCAGACGGCGGTGAGCATCTTGTTCGTCGGCTACCTGCTCATGCAGGTGCCCTCGAACCTGTTCCTGAACAAGATCGGGAAACCCGCGCTGTACCTGCCCACCTGT ATGGTCGTCTGGGGCGTCATATCGGCCGCCACGGCGGCGTGCCGCAACTACgcgggcctcctcgccatccgcttcctcctcggcttcgtcgaggccgcctaCTTCCCCGGGTGCCTGTACTACCTGAGCTGCTGGTACAcgcgcgaggagctcggcctGCGCACGACGGTGCTGTACACTGGGTCCCTCATCTCGGGCGCCTTCTCCGGGCTCATCTCGGCCGGCATCACGGGCAACATGGACGGCGCCCGCGGGCTGGGCGCGTGGCAGTGGCTGTTCCTCATCGAAGGCGTCGTGACGGTCGCCGTGGCCTTCGGGGCGTACTTTGTGCTGCCCAACTTCccgcggacgacgtcgtggctcgacgaggaagagacgGCGCTCGCCGTCTGGCGGCTGCAGGAGGAcattggcgaggacgactgGACGAGCAGCGGCGAGCAGACGTTCTGGCACGGCTTCAAGACGGCGCTGGAGGATGTCAAGACATGGATCCTG CTTGTCCTGGTCTTCAGCATCGTCGCGTCGGGCTCCATCACCAACTTCTTCCCCACCGTCGTCCAGACGCTGGGTTACAGCCCGGTCGTCTCGCTGCTCCTCACGTGCCCGCCGTACGTCCTCTGCGTGATAACGACGTGCCTCAATGCGTGGCACGCCGACCGCACGGGCGAGCGGTATCTGCACATCGTGCTGCCGCTCTGTGTGGCCATGGTGGCCTTCATCCTCGGGGCGGCGACGCACACCACCGCGCCGCGGTACGTGTCGATGGTGCTCATGGTGCCGGGCATCTACACGGGGTACACGACGGCGCTCGCGTGGATCAGCAACTCgctgccgcggccgccggccaagcgggcggcggcgctggcgttCATCAACGCGGTCAgcaactgcagcagcatTTACGCAAGCTACCTGTACCCAAAGAGCGACGGGCCGCAGTACACGGCGGCGTTCGTGCACAACTGCGTCGCGTGCTTCGTGGCGGTCTGCGCGGCAACGGTGCTACGGACGGTGCTGGTCCGGTTGAACCGCAGGCTGGAGAGGGGCGAgttcgtcgagggggccatcaacgcggcgccgggcgaggcggcggcgcatgGGTTCCGGTTCAAGGTGTaa